A genomic stretch from Bacillus sp. N1-1 includes:
- a CDS encoding patatin-like phospholipase family protein, which produces MYIDGVFSGGGVKGIALVGALQAVEKKGLAFKRTAGTSAGALIAALIIAGYKGNELENTLLNTDLTSLLEKNSGFTFPLLRWLMLYWNLGLYSGKDLELWVGELLKKKGISTFGDLPEGSLKIIVSDITKGRLVVLPDDLAHYGFVPEQFSVAKAVRMSASLPFFFKPQPLYSINGKKHYMVDGGILSNFPLWVFQPPDNKKPLRPVLGFQLSANFNQISENKISNAVDMYQALFETMKRAHDARYIEEQKAQNIVFIPINQDITTAFKLERQGQKKLIMLGKERTSQFLNTWRKMPEMQRKDG; this is translated from the coding sequence GTGTATATTGACGGAGTGTTTTCAGGTGGGGGAGTAAAAGGAATTGCACTTGTGGGAGCACTTCAAGCTGTGGAGAAAAAAGGGCTTGCATTTAAGAGAACAGCTGGAACGAGTGCTGGTGCTCTTATTGCTGCATTGATCATTGCAGGGTATAAGGGGAATGAATTAGAAAACACATTGCTTAATACAGATTTGACTTCACTATTAGAGAAAAATTCGGGTTTTACATTCCCGCTTCTTCGTTGGTTGATGTTATATTGGAATCTTGGTCTTTATTCTGGAAAGGACCTAGAACTTTGGGTAGGGGAATTATTGAAAAAAAAGGGGATTTCAACATTTGGAGATCTGCCTGAAGGTTCTCTTAAGATTATCGTATCAGATATTACGAAAGGAAGGCTTGTTGTATTACCTGATGACCTTGCCCACTATGGATTTGTGCCAGAGCAATTTTCAGTTGCTAAGGCAGTGCGTATGAGTGCAAGTTTGCCGTTCTTTTTTAAGCCTCAGCCTCTCTATTCCATTAATGGGAAAAAACATTACATGGTAGATGGAGGGATATTGAGTAATTTTCCACTGTGGGTTTTTCAACCGCCTGATAATAAAAAACCGCTTCGCCCTGTGCTAGGGTTTCAACTGAGTGCAAACTTTAATCAAATTTCTGAAAATAAAATATCAAATGCCGTTGACATGTATCAGGCTCTATTTGAAACAATGAAACGAGCTCATGATGCACGATACATTGAAGAGCAAAAAGCTCAAAATATCGTATTCATTCCGATTAATCAAGATATAACCACTGCATTTAAATTAGAGAGACAGGGGCAGAAGAAATTAATCATGTTAGGTAAGGAGCGAACTTCTCAATTTCTCAATACGTGGCGGAAAATGCCCGAAATGCAAAGAAAGGATGGCTGA
- a CDS encoding YqhR family membrane protein: protein MEKEKQQDSKENEQLEQNKQEQPLSFTSKIVTIGIAGGLFWGLIGYLTYLFKFTKIPPSLILSPWALGEWKNEQLGQWIGILTIGLVSILVAFLYKITLVKINNMLAGLAYGVVLWIIVFYLLNPMFIDLPTITKLDRNTVITTICLYLLYGVFIGYSISFEYHENQQKRTSYSNK from the coding sequence ATGGAAAAAGAAAAGCAGCAGGACTCAAAAGAAAACGAGCAGCTTGAACAAAATAAGCAAGAGCAACCTCTTTCTTTCACATCAAAAATTGTTACTATTGGAATAGCGGGGGGACTGTTTTGGGGGCTTATTGGGTATTTAACTTACTTGTTTAAGTTCACGAAAATACCGCCTTCGTTAATTCTTTCACCATGGGCACTTGGAGAGTGGAAGAATGAACAGCTAGGTCAATGGATTGGTATCCTTACAATTGGACTCGTTTCCATTCTCGTCGCATTTTTATATAAAATAACGCTTGTGAAAATTAATAATATGCTAGCAGGGCTTGCTTATGGGGTTGTACTATGGATTATTGTATTCTACTTGCTTAATCCAATGTTTATTGACTTGCCAACAATTACAAAACTAGATCGCAATACAGTTATCACAACAATCTGTCTCTATTTGCTTTATGGAGTATTCATTGGCTATTCGATCTCTTTTGAGTATCACGAGAACCAGCAAAAGCGCACTTCCTATTCAAACAAATGA
- the aroQ gene encoding type II 3-dehydroquinate dehydratase, with protein sequence MKTFYVLNGPNLNRLGKREPDIYGNETLENVEQRLSQLASENEATVIFRQSNHEGDLIDWIHEAENASGIIINPGAFTHYSYAIRDAIASVPVSVVEVHISNVHKRETFRHTSVISPVTAGQIVGFGLVGYELALQSFL encoded by the coding sequence ATGAAAACATTCTATGTGCTTAACGGACCTAATTTAAATCGACTGGGTAAACGTGAACCCGACATTTATGGGAATGAAACGCTTGAAAATGTGGAACAGCGATTATCTCAATTAGCTAGTGAAAATGAGGCAACTGTGATTTTCCGTCAATCAAATCACGAAGGCGATCTAATTGATTGGATTCATGAAGCAGAGAATGCTTCGGGTATTATTATAAATCCAGGCGCCTTCACTCATTATAGTTATGCAATCCGTGATGCAATTGCTAGTGTTCCTGTTTCAGTGGTAGAGGTACATATTTCAAATGTACATAAGCGAGAGACTTTTCGACATACGTCTGTCATTTCCCCTGTCACTGCAGGGCAGATAGTAGGATTTGGATTAGTGGGTTATGAACTAGCGTTGCAATCATTTTTATAA
- a CDS encoding TetR/AcrR family transcriptional regulator — translation MKKVENSMEWLFDEEVSDSGDLTEKQKRIVKAAVEMFQEKGFSASSTSEIARRAGVAEGTIFRHYRTKKDLLLAIVTPVMSHLVAPFIVKDLDKVLKQDYEHYEDFLKAVVRNRQTFIRKHLPIVKILIQEIPFHEELRTQFIEHIAKDLFDRFGKVVVHFQEKGELIEIPPSSAIRLSLTAILGFFLARYMMVPDRDWDDEKEIEITVQFILHGLKAR, via the coding sequence ATGAAGAAGGTAGAGAATAGCATGGAATGGCTTTTTGATGAAGAAGTGAGCGATTCCGGAGATTTAACTGAGAAGCAAAAGCGCATCGTAAAAGCAGCGGTTGAGATGTTTCAGGAAAAAGGGTTTTCTGCTTCGTCAACTAGCGAAATTGCCAGGCGTGCTGGTGTAGCAGAAGGAACGATATTTCGCCACTATCGCACGAAAAAAGATTTGCTTCTAGCTATTGTTACACCTGTCATGAGTCATCTTGTTGCTCCTTTTATCGTAAAAGATTTAGATAAAGTACTAAAACAAGACTATGAGCACTATGAAGATTTCTTAAAGGCAGTTGTAAGAAATAGGCAAACATTTATTCGTAAGCACTTACCGATTGTGAAAATCCTTATTCAGGAAATTCCTTTCCATGAAGAGCTTCGCACACAATTTATCGAGCATATAGCGAAAGATTTATTTGATCGATTTGGAAAAGTAGTCGTTCACTTTCAAGAAAAAGGAGAATTGATTGAAATCCCACCTTCCTCTGCAATCCGACTTTCATTAACCGCCATTCTCGGTTTTTTTCTAGCGAGATATATGATGGTTCCTGATCGAGATTGGGATGATGAGAAAGAAATTGAAATAACAGTTCAATTTATATTACACGGTTTAAAAGCAAGATAA
- the mntR gene encoding transcriptional regulator MntR, translating into MATTPSMEDYIERIYALIDGKGYARVSDIAEALEVHPSSVTKMIQKLDKGKYVVYEKYRGFMLTPKGKKLGKRLVDRHALLEQFLGVIGVNEENIYEDVEGIEHHLSWDAIDRIGDLVQYFEETNGRVDELREVQRKNEEAHEEQSEV; encoded by the coding sequence ATGGCCACTACTCCAAGTATGGAAGATTATATTGAACGTATTTATGCACTAATAGACGGAAAAGGGTATGCTCGCGTATCAGACATTGCGGAAGCACTAGAGGTACATCCCTCCTCGGTAACAAAAATGATTCAAAAATTAGATAAAGGTAAATATGTCGTTTACGAAAAGTATCGCGGCTTCATGCTTACTCCCAAAGGGAAAAAGCTAGGCAAGCGACTCGTTGATCGCCATGCTTTGCTTGAACAATTTCTAGGTGTTATCGGGGTTAATGAAGAGAACATATACGAAGACGTTGAAGGTATTGAGCATCATTTAAGTTGGGACGCCATTGATCGAATTGGAGATCTAGTGCAATATTTTGAAGAAACGAATGGACGAGTGGATGAACTTAGGGAAGTCCAGCGGAAAAATGAAGAAGCTCACGAGGAACAATCCGAGGTGTAA
- a CDS encoding ABC transporter ATP-binding protein, with translation MQKDAIEANVTKDYGKTTILDHVKLSLNRGEIFGLLGPSGSGKTTLVKLLCGIEEATEGEVKVLDTKMPNLSMMKKIGYMAQADALYGELTAYENLKFFATLSGVHRRDQKERIKEAMQLVDLENELQKKVEDFSGGMKRRLSLAIALLHNPDILLLDEPTVGIDPSLRQKIWWTFEKLRSYGVLILVTTHVMDEAERCSRLGMIRNGQLIAVGTPDELKKQTDSVTIEEAFLSFGGGVK, from the coding sequence ATGCAAAAAGATGCGATTGAAGCAAATGTTACAAAGGACTACGGCAAAACTACAATTTTAGATCATGTTAAACTTTCACTTAACCGCGGTGAGATATTCGGTCTTTTAGGACCATCCGGCTCTGGTAAGACAACCTTAGTAAAACTTTTATGTGGTATTGAAGAGGCTACTGAAGGTGAGGTGAAGGTGCTAGATACGAAAATGCCTAACCTTAGTATGATGAAGAAAATTGGTTATATGGCGCAGGCGGATGCTTTGTATGGTGAATTAACTGCTTATGAGAACCTGAAGTTTTTTGCAACTCTCAGCGGTGTCCATCGACGTGATCAAAAAGAACGTATTAAAGAGGCTATGCAGCTCGTTGATTTAGAAAATGAACTTCAAAAGAAAGTAGAAGATTTTTCGGGTGGAATGAAGCGGCGCTTATCCCTCGCCATTGCTTTGTTGCACAATCCTGATATTTTACTGTTAGATGAGCCAACTGTTGGAATTGATCCCTCTCTTAGACAAAAAATATGGTGGACGTTTGAAAAACTAAGAAGTTATGGAGTACTCATACTGGTAACGACGCATGTAATGGATGAAGCTGAAAGATGTTCAAGGCTTGGCATGATCCGAAATGGTCAATTGATTGCAGTCGGTACACCGGATGAATTAAAAAAACAAACTGATTCAGTAACAATCGAGGAAGCGTTTCTTTCATTTGGAGGTGGGGTGAAATGA
- a CDS encoding vitamin B12-dependent ribonucleotide reductase, with translation MTIKTNEKRRSINIEQLNKDIEMFAQVHPITEDMHLSHKGVSRLVMLDRYAFKDTEKKTLQKGDFVVLTIKEDPKFPARGLGYIEKLDLASKKATVAVHEDYVGVLDTEEERESGLIVRSLDVIEKPLEVYYEQIARRNARGLADVEKTDGEKKYWEDRFYNELSSMNFVPAGRVLYGAGADTEVTYFNCYVMPFPQDSREGISEHRKQVMEIMSRGGGVGTNGSTLRPRNTLARGVNGKSSGSVSWLDDIAKLTHLVEQGGSRRGAQMIMLADWHPDIIEFIISKMQNPRILRFLVENTKDEQIKKLAEDKLKFTPLSDAERSMYQSILNYRSIPGTGGFEEKVMQDAQEKLATGGTYSVHNPDFLTGANISVCLTKDFMDAVENDAEYELRFPDVENYTKEQMSFYNENWHESGDVRDWKEQGFPVRTYRKVQAKELWDLINICATYSAEPGIFFIDNANEKTNATSYGQKVVATNPCGEQPLAPYSVCNLAAVNLAEMANKETKTVDFEKLRETVEVGVRMQDNVIDATPYFLKENEKQALGERRVGLGVMGLHDLLIYCETVYGSEEGNKLTDQIFETIATTAYRASVDLAKEKGSFPFLEGETAEETNRLREAFVNTGYMQQMPNDLRDSIMDYGIRNSHLLTVAPTGSTGTMVGVSTGLEPYFSFSYYRSGRLGKFIEVKADILAEYYERNPEADPEKLPEWFVSAMELAPEDHADTQCVIQRWVDSSISKTVNAPKGYSVKQVEAVYERLYNGGAKGGTVYVDGSRDSQVLTLKAEDNSFEQLEFEDGMQEKKQVVLVDTITDLRSTDVTIGSEVGNTCPVCRKGQVKEIGGCNTCDNCSAQLKCGL, from the coding sequence ATGACAATAAAAACCAATGAAAAAAGAAGGTCCATTAACATCGAACAGTTAAATAAAGATATTGAGATGTTCGCGCAGGTTCATCCGATTACAGAGGATATGCATCTTAGTCACAAGGGTGTAAGTCGTCTTGTTATGCTGGATCGCTATGCCTTTAAAGATACTGAAAAAAAGACGTTACAAAAAGGTGATTTTGTCGTCTTAACGATTAAGGAAGATCCAAAGTTCCCAGCACGAGGTCTTGGATATATTGAAAAACTGGATCTAGCTTCAAAGAAAGCGACAGTTGCTGTTCATGAAGACTATGTCGGTGTCCTGGATACTGAAGAAGAGAGAGAGTCTGGCTTAATTGTACGTTCATTGGACGTTATTGAGAAGCCTCTTGAAGTTTACTATGAGCAAATTGCACGACGGAACGCTCGGGGCTTAGCAGATGTTGAGAAGACGGATGGGGAAAAGAAATATTGGGAAGATCGTTTCTATAATGAACTTTCATCAATGAACTTTGTCCCTGCAGGACGAGTGCTTTATGGCGCAGGTGCTGATACTGAAGTAACCTATTTCAATTGTTATGTTATGCCGTTTCCGCAAGATTCAAGAGAAGGCATTTCGGAGCACCGCAAACAGGTAATGGAAATTATGAGTCGCGGAGGCGGGGTAGGAACAAATGGATCAACTCTTCGTCCGAGGAACACTCTTGCAAGAGGAGTTAATGGAAAGTCATCGGGATCCGTTTCATGGCTTGATGATATTGCAAAGCTTACACATCTCGTAGAGCAGGGCGGATCACGCCGCGGGGCACAGATGATCATGCTTGCAGATTGGCATCCTGATATTATTGAATTTATCATTTCAAAAATGCAAAACCCACGTATTCTTCGTTTTCTGGTGGAAAACACAAAAGACGAGCAAATTAAAAAGCTTGCAGAAGATAAACTGAAATTCACGCCTCTTTCTGATGCTGAAAGATCGATGTACCAAAGCATTTTAAATTATCGGAGTATCCCTGGTACAGGCGGTTTTGAAGAAAAGGTGATGCAGGACGCACAGGAGAAATTAGCGACTGGTGGTACGTATTCTGTTCATAATCCAGATTTCTTAACTGGGGCAAATATTTCTGTTTGTCTTACGAAGGATTTCATGGATGCAGTCGAAAATGATGCTGAGTATGAACTGCGCTTTCCTGATGTAGAAAACTATACGAAAGAACAAATGAGTTTTTACAATGAGAACTGGCATGAATCAGGTGATGTTCGTGATTGGAAAGAACAAGGATTCCCTGTAAGAACGTATCGTAAAGTTCAGGCAAAAGAGCTATGGGATCTTATCAATATTTGTGCAACATACTCGGCAGAACCAGGAATCTTCTTTATTGATAATGCTAATGAAAAAACAAACGCTACATCTTATGGACAAAAAGTGGTAGCAACGAATCCTTGTGGAGAGCAACCGTTAGCGCCTTATTCAGTTTGTAACCTTGCGGCTGTAAACCTTGCTGAAATGGCAAATAAAGAGACGAAAACAGTTGATTTCGAAAAATTGAGAGAAACTGTCGAAGTAGGCGTAAGAATGCAAGATAACGTAATTGATGCAACGCCTTATTTCTTAAAAGAAAACGAAAAACAAGCTCTTGGCGAGCGCCGCGTGGGTCTAGGAGTAATGGGCCTTCATGATTTATTGATCTATTGCGAAACAGTGTACGGCTCAGAAGAAGGAAATAAGTTAACTGATCAAATATTTGAAACAATCGCTACAACGGCATATCGTGCTTCAGTTGACTTAGCTAAGGAAAAAGGCAGTTTCCCGTTCCTTGAAGGTGAAACAGCAGAAGAAACAAATAGGTTACGTGAAGCTTTTGTCAACACTGGCTATATGCAACAAATGCCGAATGATTTACGAGACAGCATTATGGATTATGGTATTCGTAATTCACACCTATTAACTGTAGCGCCTACGGGTAGTACAGGGACGATGGTTGGCGTTTCTACCGGCCTTGAGCCATACTTCTCGTTCTCTTATTACCGCAGTGGTCGCCTCGGTAAGTTTATCGAAGTGAAAGCAGACATACTTGCAGAATACTACGAGAGAAATCCAGAAGCAGATCCAGAGAAGTTGCCAGAATGGTTTGTTTCCGCAATGGAACTTGCGCCTGAAGATCATGCTGATACGCAATGTGTCATTCAGCGCTGGGTAGATAGTTCGATCTCTAAAACGGTAAATGCGCCAAAAGGGTATTCTGTAAAGCAAGTAGAAGCTGTTTATGAGCGTCTTTATAATGGCGGGGCTAAGGGAGGCACCGTTTATGTAGATGGTAGCCGTGATTCTCAAGTTCTAACACTTAAAGCTGAGGATAATTCATTTGAGCAGCTTGAATTTGAGGATGGTATGCAAGAAAAGAAACAAGTTGTTCTTGTTGATACAATCACTGACCTTCGTTCAACTGATGTAACAATCGGGTCTGAAGTAGGAAATACGTGTCCAGTTTGTCGGAAAGGGCAAGTAAAAGAAATCGGTGGATGTAATACATGTGATAATTGTAGTGCGCAGCTGAAGTGCGGACTTTAG
- a CDS encoding SA1362 family protein, with product MIQAQKLFKDEQEVNHLSRRVVQPLIYLLIGLAAIGFLWKIFTDPSGLFKQLLITAAIAVVIIFIAKKLMAKKMGQQSTAYQRAAKQSSKLKKKKAAPRRNATHLRVIPSKRLTPRKRSLQENKKENPFTVIEGRKGKKKNRALF from the coding sequence ATGATTCAAGCACAAAAGTTGTTTAAAGATGAACAGGAGGTGAATCATTTGTCGCGCCGTGTTGTTCAACCTCTGATTTATTTATTAATAGGTCTCGCAGCTATTGGTTTTTTATGGAAAATATTCACAGACCCAAGCGGACTTTTCAAGCAGCTTCTTATCACTGCAGCCATTGCCGTCGTGATCATCTTTATTGCCAAAAAACTGATGGCAAAAAAAATGGGGCAACAATCAACTGCCTATCAAAGAGCTGCAAAACAATCTTCAAAATTGAAAAAGAAGAAAGCTGCACCTAGAAGAAATGCTACTCACCTGCGGGTCATCCCTTCTAAACGACTTACGCCTAGGAAACGTTCATTACAAGAAAATAAGAAAGAAAATCCTTTTACGGTCATTGAAGGGCGTAAAGGCAAGAAGAAAAACAGAGCTCTGTTTTAA
- a CDS encoding DUF2619 domain-containing protein — protein MIHSVLVMGLLRILSGVIELIAAVLILVIHDLKTAMLINAFLAIVGPIILVVTMTAGLIGLAGDLSITKILFIVIGVGFILIGTLS, from the coding sequence ATGATTCATTCCGTTCTTGTAATGGGTTTACTTCGCATACTATCTGGTGTTATTGAGCTCATTGCAGCTGTATTGATTCTAGTTATTCATGATCTTAAAACCGCAATGTTGATCAATGCATTTTTAGCCATCGTGGGGCCAATCATCCTTGTAGTTACTATGACAGCGGGACTAATTGGTCTAGCAGGAGATCTATCAATTACAAAAATTCTTTTCATTGTAATTGGTGTAGGCTTTATTTTAATTGGGACTCTCTCATAG
- a CDS encoding Xaa-Pro peptidase family protein, with amino-acid sequence MERIENLRQSFKEYDIDAMLITSTSNRRYISQFTGSSGVVLITEKEAKFVTDFRYIDQAKEQAKGFEIVQHKGPIVDEVAKIANALGVKKLGFEETQVTYQIFKTYESKVEASLVPINGLLEKQRMIKDSSELNVLKEATEIADAAFQHITSYIRTGLTELDVSNELEFFMRKNGATSSSFDIIVASGIRSSLPHGVASDKVIGKNELITLDFGAYYKGYCSDITRTVAVGDPGEELKGVYHTVLEAQLKAMEQIKPGMSGKEADAISRDLIAAKGYGEYFGHSLGHGVGLEVHEGPGLSSKSDTVLEPGMVVTVEPGIYLSGKGGVRIEDDTVITETGNETLSHSTKELLILGE; translated from the coding sequence TTGGAACGTATTGAGAATCTACGTCAGTCATTTAAAGAGTATGATATTGATGCGATGTTAATTACATCAACAAGCAATCGCAGGTATATCTCTCAGTTTACAGGAAGTTCAGGCGTTGTTCTAATTACTGAGAAAGAAGCCAAGTTTGTAACGGATTTCCGCTATATTGATCAGGCAAAAGAGCAAGCAAAGGGTTTTGAGATTGTACAACACAAAGGGCCTATTGTAGATGAAGTGGCAAAAATAGCAAATGCGCTAGGCGTTAAAAAGTTAGGGTTTGAAGAAACACAAGTTACATATCAGATCTTTAAAACATATGAATCCAAAGTTGAAGCAAGTCTTGTTCCTATAAATGGACTTCTTGAGAAACAACGTATGATCAAAGATTCTAGTGAATTAAACGTTTTGAAAGAAGCTACTGAAATAGCAGATGCTGCTTTTCAACATATCACAAGCTATATCCGCACGGGTTTAACCGAGCTTGATGTATCCAATGAGCTTGAGTTTTTTATGAGAAAAAATGGCGCAACCTCGTCTTCATTTGATATTATAGTTGCGTCGGGTATTCGCTCAAGCCTTCCACATGGTGTTGCAAGTGACAAAGTTATTGGCAAAAACGAACTAATTACACTAGATTTTGGCGCCTATTATAAAGGATATTGTTCTGATATTACACGTACTGTGGCTGTTGGAGATCCTGGCGAAGAACTTAAAGGTGTTTATCACACGGTCCTTGAAGCTCAGCTTAAGGCGATGGAACAAATTAAGCCTGGAATGAGTGGAAAAGAAGCAGATGCTATATCCCGGGATTTAATTGCTGCAAAAGGTTACGGCGAATACTTTGGGCATTCACTCGGGCATGGTGTTGGTCTTGAAGTACATGAAGGCCCTGGGCTTTCATCTAAATCTGATACGGTGTTAGAACCGGGTATGGTCGTTACCGTAGAACCAGGTATTTACTTATCTGGTAAGGGCGGAGTACGAATAGAAGATGATACAGTCATTACCGAGACTGGCAATGAGACGCTATCTCATTCCACTAAGGAATTGCTGATTCTCGGCGAATAA
- a CDS encoding ABC transporter permease, which yields MRIIAVVKRILRQFVSDKRTMALMIVAPIIILTMLSLVFNGEDLELKLGVRNTPESIVEQMENHASVKTIASDEAIESALKKDYDAVIDFGNGAKKLYLEGSDPSINRAVIDMIRSSSMGNNQEMDLEVSYLFGSKNMSSFDHFGPVLVGFFIFFFVFLIAGVSFLRERTQGTLERVLASPIKRWELVTGYVIGFGLFTMLQSAIIALYSIYVIDLMMEGAFLYVLLITLMLALSALTLGILLSSFAKNELQMIQFIPLVVVPQIFFSGLFNLDTISNYLSWIGPLTPLYYGADALRSVMIIGQGLTDIWIDLLVLLGFSIVFMILNIYALKKHRRI from the coding sequence ATGAGAATAATCGCAGTTGTGAAACGGATATTGAGGCAGTTTGTAAGTGATAAACGAACGATGGCTTTGATGATTGTGGCACCTATTATCATTTTAACCATGCTATCTCTTGTTTTTAACGGAGAAGACTTGGAATTGAAACTAGGCGTACGAAACACCCCAGAATCGATCGTTGAACAAATGGAAAACCATGCTAGTGTAAAAACCATTGCGTCAGATGAAGCTATTGAATCTGCTTTGAAAAAAGATTATGATGCTGTGATTGATTTTGGGAATGGTGCGAAGAAGCTATATCTTGAAGGGAGCGATCCTTCTATTAATCGAGCAGTCATAGATATGATTCGAAGTAGTTCAATGGGAAACAATCAAGAAATGGATTTAGAAGTATCCTATTTGTTTGGCTCGAAAAACATGAGTTCATTTGATCACTTTGGACCTGTTCTAGTAGGCTTCTTTATATTCTTTTTTGTGTTTTTAATTGCTGGAGTTTCTTTTTTAAGAGAGAGGACACAAGGGACGCTTGAACGAGTTTTGGCTAGTCCAATAAAAAGGTGGGAGCTTGTAACAGGTTATGTAATCGGTTTTGGATTATTTACAATGCTTCAATCGGCCATAATAGCATTATATAGTATTTATGTGATTGATCTCATGATGGAAGGAGCTTTCCTTTACGTCTTGCTGATTACACTTATGCTAGCGTTGAGTGCACTAACATTGGGCATTTTACTATCCTCATTCGCAAAAAATGAATTGCAAATGATTCAGTTTATTCCTCTTGTTGTCGTTCCGCAAATCTTTTTCTCTGGACTATTTAATCTTGATACGATTTCAAACTATCTTAGCTGGATTGGTCCGTTAACTCCTTTGTATTATGGAGCTGATGCCCTAAGAAGTGTTATGATTATTGGGCAAGGCTTAACAGATATATGGATTGATTTACTTGTTTTACTTGGATTTTCAATCGTTTTTATGATTTTAAACATATACGCACTAAAAAAACATCGACGAATTTAG
- the efp gene encoding elongation factor P yields MISVNDLKTGLTIEVDNGIWTVMDFQHVKPGKGAAFVRTKLRNLRTGGIQEKTFRAGEKVSKAHIENRKMQYLYASGDMHTFMDTTSYEQVELPAEQINYELKFLKENMEISIRTYGEETIGVELPNTVELVVTETEPGIKGDTASGGTKPATVETGLTVQVPFFVNQGDILIIDTSKGEYVSRG; encoded by the coding sequence ATGATTTCTGTTAACGATTTAAAAACTGGTCTTACAATTGAAGTGGATAATGGGATCTGGACAGTAATGGATTTTCAACACGTGAAGCCTGGTAAAGGAGCAGCTTTCGTAAGAACAAAGCTACGTAACCTTCGTACTGGCGGTATTCAAGAAAAAACTTTCCGTGCTGGCGAAAAGGTTTCTAAAGCTCATATCGAAAACCGTAAAATGCAGTATCTTTATGCAAGTGGAGATATGCACACATTTATGGATACAACATCTTATGAGCAAGTGGAACTTCCTGCGGAGCAAATTAATTATGAACTCAAATTCCTAAAAGAAAACATGGAAATTTCCATTCGTACCTACGGTGAAGAAACAATTGGTGTGGAATTACCAAATACTGTTGAACTCGTTGTTACTGAAACTGAGCCTGGTATTAAAGGGGATACAGCTTCAGGAGGAACAAAGCCTGCAACTGTTGAAACTGGTTTAACGGTTCAAGTACCGTTCTTTGTGAACCAGGGAGACATTCTCATTATTGATACTTCTAAAGGTGAATATGTATCACGAGGATAG
- a CDS encoding DUF1385 domain-containing protein encodes MSDTNKPAYGGQAVVEGVMFQGKHTSVTAIRRKDGSIDYLEVPKQPKPIRTKLKKIPFIRGVVAIIDASGNGTKHLNFSSERYDVDPSEDEEVLGKEEPSKLTLLLGAAAIGVISFAFVKTIFTLLPALAAASLEFIFPGHVVQNLIEGFIKLILLLGYIYFISLTPIVKRVFQYHGAEHKVINAYEAGLPITIDNVQKQSRLHYRCGSSFILFTVVIGVFIYLLVPTDPLWVRLLYRVALIPVVLGVSFEVLQLTNKVRDIPVLKGLGYPGLWVQLLTTKNPDDQQVDVAIHSFNELLSRDKLREEDDSSTKVV; translated from the coding sequence TTGTCAGATACTAATAAGCCTGCATATGGCGGGCAAGCGGTTGTGGAAGGTGTCATGTTTCAGGGGAAACATACATCTGTAACCGCTATTCGGCGAAAGGATGGATCGATTGATTATCTAGAAGTTCCCAAACAGCCGAAACCAATCCGAACGAAACTTAAGAAGATCCCTTTCATACGCGGAGTTGTCGCTATCATTGATGCTAGTGGAAACGGGACGAAACATTTAAATTTCTCTAGCGAGCGTTACGATGTTGATCCTTCTGAAGATGAGGAAGTTCTTGGCAAAGAAGAGCCTTCTAAACTAACTCTCTTATTAGGTGCTGCTGCTATAGGCGTTATTTCTTTCGCTTTTGTGAAAACGATCTTCACCTTATTACCAGCATTAGCTGCAGCTTCACTGGAGTTTATATTTCCAGGTCATGTGGTTCAGAATTTAATAGAAGGTTTCATTAAACTGATTTTACTGCTCGGCTATATTTATTTCATTTCACTCACACCAATCGTTAAAAGAGTGTTTCAGTATCATGGTGCAGAGCACAAAGTGATTAATGCTTATGAAGCAGGATTACCCATTACAATCGATAATGTCCAGAAACAATCACGACTGCATTACCGATGCGGAAGTAGCTTTATTCTTTTCACAGTCGTCATTGGAGTGTTTATTTATCTATTAGTTCCCACTGACCCTTTATGGGTGAGGTTATTATATCGTGTTGCATTAATACCAGTTGTCCTTGGTGTCTCTTTTGAAGTTCTTCAGCTAACAAACAAAGTGAGAGACATCCCAGTTTTGAAGGGGCTTGGCTATCCCGGATTATGGGTACAGCTCTTAACGACCAAGAACCCTGATGATCAGCAAGTAGATGTAGCGATTCACTCATTTAACGAACTACTTTCTCGAGATAAATTACGAGAGGAAGATGATTCAAGCACAAAAGTTGTTTAA